The following coding sequences are from one Sesamum indicum cultivar Zhongzhi No. 13 linkage group LG11, S_indicum_v1.0, whole genome shotgun sequence window:
- the LOC105174187 gene encoding uncharacterized protein LOC105174187, with protein sequence MASSLIPHQNSLFQFPSTLLHLPSTPCCVNTCIPSFSPPTRTASDLHLKPMYRIPRASSEDLPTELIEDSKFVPLNSEDPKYGPPALLLLGFQVGEAAKIQRLLKELDGEFLEVIFCTEDMINRSLWEAVNTKQSNLESSKVATSLPRICFLSGLTGEEMMMFIDAFPESGLEPPVFAALVPNSAEKPLAELIDEIMGDHEMLSASGTS encoded by the exons ATGGCTTCTTCACTAATTCCCCACCAAAATTCTCTCTTCCAATTTCCATCTACTCTTCTTCACCTGCCCAGTACTCCATGTTGTGTGAACACATGCATTCCTAGTTTTTCTCCTCCAACACGAACTGCTTCTGATTTGCACCTCAAGCCTATGTACAGAATTCCAAGAGCTTCTTCTGAAG ATCTTCCTACTGAGTTGATAGAGGATTCCAAGTTTGTCCCCCTAAATTCTGAGGATCCAAAATATGGTCCACCT GCTTTGTTGTTGCTGGGTTTCCAGGTGGGAGAGGCAGCAAAG ATACAAAGGCTTTTGAAGGAGTTGGATGGTGAATTTCTTGAG GTGATTTTTTGTACTGAAGACATGATCAACCGTTCACTCTGGGAAGCAGTGAACACAAAACAATCCAATTTGGAATCATCTAAG GTTGCAACGTCACTTCCACGGATTTGCTTCCTATCTGGGCTTACTGGGGAGGAGATGATGATGTTCATTGACGCCTTTCCAGAAAGTG GTCTGGAGCCTCCCGTCTTTGCAGCCCTCGTTCCAAATAGTGCTGAAAAACCTTTAGCAGAGTTGATAGACGAGATTATGGGGGACCATGAAATGCTA